A region of Sulfurimonas sp. hsl 1-7 DNA encodes the following proteins:
- the clpP gene encoding ATP-dependent Clp endopeptidase proteolytic subunit ClpP, with amino-acid sequence MSYVPYVVEQTGRGERSYDIYSRLLKDRIVMLSGEVNDAVSSTIVAQLLFLEAEDPEKDIYFYINSPGGVVTAGMAIFDTMNYIRPNVVTICIGQAASMGAFLLSSGEKGKRYALPHARIMIHQPLGGAQGQATDIAIQAQEILRIKEVLTKLLAKQTGKSVKTVAKDVERDNFMSADDAVAYGLIDEVLTKSEVK; translated from the coding sequence ATGAGCTATGTTCCTTATGTGGTTGAACAAACGGGTCGCGGGGAGAGAAGTTACGATATCTATTCACGTCTGTTAAAAGATAGAATCGTAATGCTCAGCGGAGAAGTAAACGATGCTGTTTCTTCAACAATTGTAGCGCAGTTACTTTTTCTAGAAGCGGAAGACCCGGAGAAAGATATCTACTTTTATATCAACTCTCCAGGCGGCGTAGTTACTGCGGGTATGGCTATTTTTGATACGATGAACTACATTCGCCCGAATGTTGTAACTATCTGTATTGGTCAAGCTGCATCTATGGGAGCATTTTTACTCTCGAGCGGTGAGAAAGGGAAACGTTACGCACTCCCTCATGCCAGAATTATGATCCACCAGCCTTTAGGGGGTGCTCAAGGTCAGGCAACCGACATTGCGATCCAAGCACAAGAGATCCTTCGCATAAAAGAGGTCCTTACTAAACTACTTGCAAAACAAACAGGCAAAAGTGTAAAAACAGTTGCCAAAGATGTAGAACGCGATAACTTTATGAGTGCAGATGATGCTGTAGCTTATGGGCTTATTGATGAAGTTCTTACTAAAAGTGAAGTGAAATAG
- a CDS encoding J domain-containing protein, which produces MDITLTKQAIQIRLKHDSVNLKPLMYFIENSFKNVKYYSNVTVVNGSSDESIKIRYMIQWAYKIYLKSENRSSEMNYKKLSESIHLPIYVICNDQKQISQTLTMTIEHVDDKVLSVTANQYNSQVIRYFKMAFKNSMSRTLYRKTFRISIRTQHDLLVLKQILSTNMIANTRVTFQTYSLNFKKLNQEQFKNEESALEEKLQKCYKVLNINDNSTAKEIKNNYKKMLRKYHPDRVFSEDTDVVELYTKRFQAIQKAYELIQEHRNVA; this is translated from the coding sequence ATGGATATTACTTTAACAAAGCAAGCAATACAGATTCGGCTTAAACATGATTCAGTAAATCTCAAACCGTTAATGTACTTCATTGAAAATAGTTTTAAAAATGTCAAGTATTACTCTAACGTAACCGTAGTGAATGGATCCTCTGATGAATCGATAAAAATAAGGTATATGATTCAGTGGGCATACAAGATCTATCTTAAGAGCGAAAACAGATCAAGTGAGATGAACTATAAAAAACTCTCAGAGTCTATCCACTTGCCTATCTATGTTATTTGCAACGATCAAAAACAGATATCGCAAACCTTGACTATGACCATAGAACACGTAGATGACAAAGTATTGTCTGTTACTGCCAATCAATACAATTCACAAGTAATCAGATACTTTAAAATGGCTTTTAAAAACTCAATGAGCAGAACTCTATATAGAAAAACTTTCAGAATATCCATTCGTACTCAACACGATCTTTTGGTGTTAAAACAAATATTATCAACTAATATGATTGCTAATACCAGAGTCACATTCCAGACCTATAGCCTCAACTTTAAAAAACTAAATCAAGAACAGTTCAAAAATGAAGAGAGCGCCTTAGAGGAAAAACTTCAAAAATGTTATAAGGTATTAAATATCAATGACAACAGTACGGCTAAAGAGATAAAAAACAACTATAAAAAAATGCTAAGAAAATATCATCCCGACAGAGTATTTTCAGAAGATACGGATGTAGTAGAGCTTTATACAAAAAGGTTTCAAGCTATCCAAAAAGCGTACGAACTGATTCAAGAGCACAGAAACGTAGCTTGA
- a CDS encoding sensor domain-containing diguanylate cyclase yields the protein MTEHDFDNEVIVEGELQLFRTLWHTSNDNLFIVRRDADGKYISEKYNPSLETLFNLIPNQIDGKALQDFLDETTYKKIAERYGECIEKNKPITYEEKHIIDDSGERFWITTILPIIDTQNEIIRIFGASREVTAIRNAEKTLKELNESLEHKVKKRTQELTVALEQMEKLSITDKLTNLYNRYKIEEILSNEIKRAQRYDRSFGLLMLDIDKFKEINDKYGHIQGDTVLKEFAVILTNYARESDSVGRWGGEEFLIITPESSQEAIFKVAERLRAIIEEHQFGTVGNITVSIGATLYQKDATIESLIAKADNGLYASKNSGRNSVHFQ from the coding sequence ATGACTGAACATGATTTTGACAATGAAGTAATTGTAGAGGGTGAGTTACAACTGTTTCGAACACTTTGGCATACTTCTAATGATAATCTTTTTATTGTCCGCAGAGATGCAGATGGAAAGTACATCAGTGAAAAATATAATCCCTCTTTAGAAACACTGTTTAATTTAATTCCTAATCAAATAGACGGAAAAGCACTTCAAGATTTCCTGGATGAAACAACTTATAAAAAAATTGCCGAGCGTTATGGCGAGTGCATCGAAAAAAATAAGCCTATAACCTATGAGGAGAAGCATATTATTGACGATAGCGGTGAGCGATTCTGGATCACTACAATATTGCCGATCATTGATACGCAAAATGAGATAATCAGAATTTTTGGAGCTTCAAGAGAGGTAACAGCGATTCGAAATGCTGAGAAAACACTCAAAGAGCTCAATGAAAGTTTGGAACATAAGGTTAAAAAACGTACTCAGGAGCTGACAGTTGCACTAGAGCAGATGGAAAAACTCTCTATTACAGATAAATTGACCAATCTTTACAACCGTTACAAAATTGAAGAGATTCTGAGCAATGAGATAAAAAGGGCCCAGCGTTACGATAGATCTTTTGGTCTGTTGATGTTGGATATAGATAAGTTTAAAGAGATTAACGACAAATACGGGCATATTCAAGGTGACACTGTTTTAAAAGAGTTCGCAGTTATTCTTACAAACTACGCCAGAGAGAGTGATAGTGTCGGTCGATGGGGTGGAGAGGAGTTCCTTATCATCACCCCTGAATCATCACAAGAAGCGATTTTTAAAGTTGCTGAGAGACTTCGTGCAATAATTGAAGAACATCAGTTCGGCACTGTAGGAAACATTACCGTAAGTATCGGAGCGACACTCTACCAAAAAGATGCCACAATTGAAAGCTTGATCGCAAAAGCAGATAACGGACTTTATGCCTCTAAAAACAGCGGTAGAAACAGTGTACATTTTCAGTAG
- a CDS encoding RMD1 family protein, translating into MQKKIISFVVSDKFNAKIYQFLSGKYKTTLYKDILFITVDPQEYIVLFKYGVYTCWNISYENLEFFQNEIKSFLINPLEECAEEKFKYILEDEFKIIYDKFLLDNDSERLKIAISSALAQNAKLSQFETKVENTIEENSVIPQNLAKYGKISLSKKEIAKKIGELFLVKSQINLQYDLLDTPEFFWEYPEYEKYYNSISKYLDITPRVEVLNKKVEVIQELLDVLSNEQNHKYSSFLEWIIIILIFIEIIMGLYEFLK; encoded by the coding sequence ATGCAAAAAAAGATTATCAGTTTTGTAGTGAGTGATAAGTTTAATGCGAAAATTTATCAATTTTTATCTGGAAAATATAAAACGACACTTTACAAAGATATTTTATTTATTACAGTTGATCCGCAAGAGTATATAGTATTGTTCAAATACGGTGTTTATACCTGTTGGAATATATCTTATGAAAATCTTGAATTTTTTCAAAATGAGATTAAATCTTTTTTGATCAATCCTCTTGAAGAGTGCGCGGAGGAAAAGTTTAAGTATATACTCGAAGACGAGTTTAAAATAATCTACGATAAATTTCTTCTCGATAATGATTCCGAGCGTTTAAAAATAGCAATCTCATCTGCTCTTGCACAAAATGCCAAACTTAGTCAGTTTGAAACAAAAGTGGAAAACACGATCGAAGAAAATTCTGTTATTCCTCAAAATTTGGCTAAATACGGAAAAATCAGTTTGAGTAAAAAAGAGATAGCAAAAAAGATCGGCGAGTTGTTTTTAGTAAAAAGCCAGATTAACCTTCAATATGATCTCCTTGATACACCGGAATTTTTTTGGGAGTATCCTGAATATGAAAAATATTATAACAGTATCAGCAAGTATTTAGATATCACACCCAGAGTTGAGGTGCTTAATAAAAAAGTTGAAGTTATTCAGGAACTGCTTGATGTTTTGAGTAATGAACAAAATCATAAGTACTCCTCTTTTTTGGAATGGATAATCATCATTCTTATCTTTATCGAGATCATAATGGGACTCTACGAGTTTCTAAAATGA
- the nifH gene encoding nitrogenase iron protein codes for MSELRQIAFYGKGGIGKSTTSQNTLAAMCHYYGQKILIVGCDPKADSTRLILHEKAQSTIMQLASEAGTVEDLELEDVCKPGADEFHPDNEEITEGFIMCTESGGPEPGVGCAGRGVITAINFLEEEGAYDDDLDFVSYDVLGDVVCGGFAMPIREGKAQEIYIVMSGEMMAMYAANNISKGILKYANTGGVRLAGLVCNARMTDREYDLAKHLAQQIGTQMIHFVPRSNHVQRAELRRMTVVEFSPNSDQAMEYKELARKIIANDLKVIPTPLEMDDLENLLMEFGLEEDCDEDAIGQKEA; via the coding sequence ATGTCTGAGTTAAGACAAATTGCATTTTACGGAAAAGGTGGGATTGGTAAATCAACAACTTCTCAAAATACATTAGCGGCTATGTGTCACTATTATGGTCAAAAGATTTTAATTGTTGGTTGTGACCCGAAAGCGGATTCAACTCGTCTTATTTTACACGAGAAAGCTCAATCTACAATTATGCAATTAGCTTCTGAAGCTGGTACAGTTGAAGACCTAGAGTTAGAAGATGTATGTAAACCAGGTGCTGACGAGTTCCACCCAGATAATGAAGAGATTACAGAAGGTTTCATTATGTGTACTGAGTCTGGTGGTCCAGAGCCAGGTGTTGGTTGTGCAGGTCGTGGTGTTATTACAGCTATTAACTTTCTTGAAGAAGAAGGTGCTTATGACGATGACTTAGACTTCGTATCTTATGATGTTCTTGGTGACGTTGTTTGTGGTGGTTTTGCTATGCCGATTCGTGAAGGTAAAGCACAAGAGATTTATATCGTTATGTCTGGTGAGATGATGGCTATGTATGCTGCAAATAACATCTCTAAAGGTATTTTAAAATACGCTAACACTGGTGGTGTTCGTCTTGCAGGTCTTGTATGTAATGCACGTATGACTGACCGTGAGTATGACCTTGCTAAACACTTAGCACAACAAATCGGTACTCAAATGATTCACTTCGTACCTCGTTCAAATCACGTTCAACGTGCTGAGCTTCGTCGTATGACTGTTGTTGAGTTCTCACCAAACTCTGACCAAGCTATGGAGTACAAAGAGTTAGCTCGTAAAATTATTGCAAATGACTTAAAAGTTATTCCAACTCCACTAGAGATGGATGACCTTGAAAATCTTCTTATGGAATTCGGTCTTGAAGAAGATTGTGATGAAGATGCAATCGGACAAAAAGAAGCGTAA
- the nifD gene encoding nitrogenase molybdenum-iron protein alpha chain, with protein MGPETLEALQKEAIEEVLEVYPAKAAKNRAKHLGVDTPEGVKGACDKTRSNKQTVPGVMSQRGCAYAGSKGVVWGPIKDMIHISHGPVGCGQYSRAGRRNYYIGTTGVDTFVTMNFTTDFSEKDIVFGGDKKLKKALEEIDELFPLNNGISIQSECPIGLIGDDISAVAKIHKKESSKPTVAVSCEGFRGVSQSLGHHIANDMIRDEVMPDAAARADFESTEYDVAIIGDYNIGGDAWATRILLEEIGLRVIAQWSGDASYRELAIAPKAKLNLLHCYRSMNYISRHMEQEFGIPWMEYNFFGPSKTTESLRKIAAFFDESIQKKAEEVIAKYTAMTDAVIAKYKPKLEGKQVMLYVGGLRPRHVIGAYEDLGMEVVGTGYEFAHGDDYKRTKDDIARSTLIYDDVNEYELEKFVKKLKPDLVAAGVKEKYVFQKMGLPFRQMHSWDYSGPYHGYDAFAVFAKDMDLAMNSPVWNHTTAPWDKEEVGA; from the coding sequence ATGGGACCAGAAACATTAGAAGCTTTACAAAAAGAAGCTATTGAAGAAGTTTTAGAGGTTTATCCAGCCAAAGCTGCAAAGAATAGAGCAAAACACTTAGGTGTGGATACTCCAGAGGGTGTAAAAGGTGCTTGTGATAAAACAAGAAGTAATAAGCAAACAGTTCCGGGTGTAATGTCTCAACGTGGTTGTGCATACGCAGGTTCTAAAGGGGTTGTATGGGGTCCAATTAAAGATATGATCCATATCTCTCACGGTCCTGTTGGTTGTGGTCAATACTCACGTGCCGGTCGTCGTAACTACTATATCGGTACTACTGGTGTTGATACATTCGTTACTATGAACTTTACAACAGACTTTAGTGAAAAAGATATCGTATTTGGTGGGGATAAAAAACTTAAAAAAGCTCTTGAAGAGATCGATGAGTTATTTCCATTAAACAACGGTATTTCAATTCAGTCAGAGTGTCCAATCGGTCTAATCGGTGATGATATTTCTGCTGTTGCTAAAATACATAAAAAAGAGAGCTCAAAACCGACTGTTGCCGTATCTTGTGAAGGTTTCCGTGGTGTATCTCAATCACTTGGTCACCACATCGCAAATGATATGATTCGTGATGAAGTAATGCCGGATGCTGCAGCTCGTGCTGATTTTGAATCTACTGAGTATGATGTTGCTATTATCGGTGACTACAACATCGGTGGTGATGCTTGGGCAACTCGTATCTTACTTGAAGAGATTGGTCTTCGTGTAATTGCACAATGGTCAGGTGATGCTTCATATAGAGAGTTAGCTATCGCTCCAAAAGCGAAGTTAAACTTACTTCACTGTTACCGTTCAATGAACTACATCTCTCGTCATATGGAACAAGAGTTCGGTATCCCTTGGATGGAGTATAACTTCTTTGGACCAAGTAAAACTACTGAGTCTTTAAGAAAAATTGCTGCTTTCTTTGATGAATCAATTCAGAAAAAAGCAGAAGAGGTTATCGCTAAATATACAGCTATGACTGATGCGGTTATCGCAAAATATAAACCGAAATTAGAGGGTAAACAAGTAATGTTATACGTTGGTGGTTTACGTCCTCGTCACGTTATCGGTGCATACGAAGACCTTGGTATGGAAGTAGTTGGTACTGGTTATGAGTTCGCTCACGGTGATGACTATAAACGTACAAAAGACGATATCGCACGTTCAACTCTTATCTATGATGATGTTAATGAGTATGAGCTTGAAAAATTCGTTAAAAAATTAAAACCGGATTTAGTAGCTGCCGGTGTAAAAGAGAAATATGTATTCCAAAAAATGGGTCTTCCATTTAGACAGATGCACTCTTGGGATTATTCTGGTCCTTACCATGGATATGACGCATTCGCAGTATTTGCAAAAGATATGGACTTAGCTATGAACTCTCCTGTATGGAATCATACAACAGCTCCATGGGACAAAGAAGAAGTAGGAGCTTAA
- the nifK gene encoding nitrogenase molybdenum-iron protein subunit beta, with translation MQDVENIVNGQKLFQKPEYQEVLANKKQFEGAMGAVNPAKVEEISEWTKTWDYREKNLAREAITVNPAKACQPLGAIMAGLGFENTMPYVHGSHGCVAYFRSYFTRHFKEPTPCVSDSMSESAAVFGGLANMKDGLRNCNAMYKPDHIAVSTTCMAEVIGDDLNAFITGAREEAEGELDDLPITYAHTPSFVGSHITGYDNMMKSMLEQLNPTKDQKVVEEGRINIIPGFEPYLGSLAEVKEIAGMFSDKIHMLGDHEAQWNTGAGGYSLYAGGTPMDIAKTAINAEATISLQKYSTVQTAKTIKNKWKQGYETCNPIGLAGTDAFVMKLAELTGKEVPEELKAQRGQLVDAMQDSYPYMHGKKFAIYGDPDFLLGLVSFIVEMGGIPTHVLCHNAPRKGWEDDMKAIIAKSQWAEDCQIWPGKDLWHLRSLLFTEPVDFMIGNVYGKELYRDTGTPLIRIGFPIFDRHHLHRYSMSGYKGALNLLTWITNSVLDQLDEETKDIAKTDYFFDCVR, from the coding sequence ATGCAAGACGTAGAAAACATTGTAAACGGTCAGAAATTATTTCAAAAGCCTGAGTACCAAGAGGTACTGGCTAACAAAAAACAGTTTGAAGGTGCGATGGGTGCTGTTAACCCTGCTAAAGTTGAAGAGATTTCTGAGTGGACTAAAACTTGGGATTATAGAGAGAAAAACCTTGCTCGTGAGGCTATCACTGTAAACCCTGCTAAAGCGTGTCAACCACTTGGTGCTATCATGGCTGGTTTAGGGTTTGAAAACACTATGCCATACGTTCATGGTTCTCACGGTTGTGTTGCATACTTCCGTTCATACTTTACTCGTCACTTCAAAGAGCCGACACCATGTGTATCTGACTCTATGAGTGAATCTGCAGCGGTATTCGGTGGTCTTGCAAATATGAAAGACGGTTTACGTAACTGTAACGCTATGTACAAACCAGATCATATCGCAGTATCAACTACTTGTATGGCAGAAGTTATCGGTGATGACTTAAATGCGTTCATTACTGGTGCTCGTGAAGAAGCTGAGGGTGAATTAGATGATTTACCAATCACTTATGCACACACTCCATCATTCGTAGGTAGCCACATTACTGGTTACGACAACATGATGAAATCTATGCTTGAGCAACTTAACCCTACAAAAGATCAAAAAGTTGTAGAAGAGGGTCGTATCAACATCATCCCTGGTTTTGAACCGTACCTAGGTTCTTTAGCTGAGGTAAAAGAGATCGCTGGTATGTTCAGTGACAAAATCCATATGCTTGGTGATCACGAAGCGCAATGGAATACTGGTGCTGGCGGATATTCATTATACGCTGGTGGTACTCCAATGGATATCGCTAAAACTGCTATCAATGCAGAAGCAACTATCTCTTTACAAAAATATTCTACAGTGCAAACTGCTAAGACTATTAAAAACAAATGGAAACAAGGTTATGAAACTTGTAATCCAATCGGTTTAGCTGGAACTGACGCATTCGTTATGAAACTTGCTGAACTTACTGGTAAAGAAGTACCTGAAGAATTAAAAGCTCAACGTGGTCAACTTGTTGATGCTATGCAAGATTCTTATCCGTATATGCACGGTAAAAAATTCGCAATCTATGGAGATCCTGACTTCTTACTAGGTCTAGTATCTTTCATCGTTGAGATGGGTGGTATTCCAACTCACGTTCTTTGCCACAATGCGCCAAGAAAAGGTTGGGAAGATGATATGAAAGCTATCATTGCTAAATCTCAATGGGCTGAAGATTGTCAAATCTGGCCAGGTAAAGACTTATGGCACTTAAGAAGTTTACTATTCACTGAGCCTGTAGACTTTATGATCGGTAACGTATATGGTAAAGAGCTTTACCGTGATACTGGTACTCCGTTAATCAGAATTGGTTTCCCAATTTTTGACAGACACCATTTACATAGATACTCTATGAGTGGTTACAAAGGTGCTTTAAACCTTCTTACATGGATCACAAACTCTGTTCTTGATCAACTTGATGAAGAAACAAAAGATATAGCAAAAACTGACTATTTCTTCGACTGTGTAAGATAA
- a CDS encoding TOBE domain-containing protein — MKISARNQLQGIVEYFEQGAVNTSVYIKLQSGYTLVSVITNAAVELLNLQLGDEVIAFFKSSSALITTDVTLNISARNKFQGKIEDITEGKVTAEIVIAIGNSDKIASVITKVSTNSLGLKVGDDVSAIIKASDIMIAK; from the coding sequence ATGAAAATAAGTGCTAGAAATCAACTCCAAGGGATTGTTGAGTATTTTGAACAAGGGGCTGTAAACACTTCTGTATATATTAAACTGCAAAGCGGATATACACTTGTAAGTGTAATAACAAATGCTGCTGTAGAGCTCTTGAACCTTCAGCTAGGTGATGAGGTGATTGCATTTTTCAAATCAAGCTCAGCGCTAATAACCACTGATGTGACGTTAAACATTAGCGCAAGGAATAAGTTTCAAGGAAAGATAGAAGATATTACAGAGGGAAAAGTTACCGCCGAGATAGTTATTGCGATAGGTAACAGTGACAAAATCGCTTCAGTAATTACAAAAGTGTCTACAAACTCTTTAGGTTTAAAAGTCGGTGATGACGTAAGTGCAATTATTAAAGCATCAGATATTATGATCGCAAAATAG
- a CDS encoding aldo/keto reductase encodes MSHATLEDTYNFAKKFANYKDFYTKSNGLVFSKLGLGTFTKEPYKEENYVFHYIEGVKEAVRQGINLIDTASNYRYGQSEKEIGEALHELFDEKEVSREELIISSKGGFIQLEYPFPENPYTWIDENIIEAGLASKDDIELDQHCMTPDFLEWSCKRSLENLGVESLDIYYLHNPEMQLLRLGEKKFYKQIEKIFERFEKLADEGLFQSYGVAVWNGFTSETKDERISLEKLVECAIRVAGMNHRFKYIQLPFNMGKTAAYTNPTQKVDGIECSVINAAHNLGIGVVGSSSLLQMNLFKKSFSAETGVILDNTMTLKNDIQLALQFVRSTPGLISSLFGSKTPVNVRENCEISKVKAVPRTKYDLLYRL; translated from the coding sequence ATGAGTCATGCAACGCTAGAAGATACTTACAATTTTGCCAAAAAATTTGCAAACTACAAAGATTTTTATACAAAATCGAATGGACTTGTATTTTCTAAATTAGGGTTAGGTACTTTTACTAAAGAACCCTATAAAGAGGAAAACTACGTTTTTCATTATATAGAGGGTGTAAAAGAAGCGGTAAGACAAGGGATTAACCTAATTGACACTGCAAGCAACTATCGTTACGGGCAGAGTGAAAAAGAGATCGGTGAAGCGCTGCATGAACTTTTTGATGAAAAAGAGGTAAGCCGCGAAGAGCTGATCATATCTTCTAAAGGGGGATTTATTCAATTAGAATATCCGTTTCCCGAAAACCCATACACTTGGATCGATGAAAATATAATAGAAGCAGGTTTGGCTTCTAAAGATGATATAGAGCTTGATCAGCACTGTATGACACCTGATTTTTTAGAGTGGAGTTGTAAAAGAAGTTTAGAGAATCTAGGAGTAGAGAGCTTAGATATATACTATCTACACAATCCTGAGATGCAGCTGCTGCGTTTAGGAGAGAAAAAGTTTTACAAACAGATAGAAAAAATCTTTGAGCGTTTTGAGAAACTTGCTGACGAGGGTCTGTTCCAAAGTTACGGTGTAGCTGTTTGGAACGGTTTTACATCGGAAACTAAAGATGAACGTATAAGTTTGGAAAAGTTAGTTGAGTGTGCCATTCGAGTAGCTGGGATGAACCACAGGTTTAAGTATATTCAACTCCCTTTTAACATGGGAAAAACTGCCGCGTATACTAATCCGACACAAAAAGTTGACGGCATAGAGTGTAGTGTTATCAATGCTGCACATAATCTGGGTATCGGTGTAGTTGGTTCATCTTCACTTCTGCAGATGAATCTGTTTAAAAAATCTTTTTCAGCCGAAACGGGAGTTATCTTGGATAATACGATGACTCTAAAAAACGATATTCAATTGGCTTTACAGTTTGTGCGTTCAACTCCTGGGCTAATAAGCTCTTTATTTGGTTCTAAAACACCTGTGAATGTACGGGAAAATTGTGAAATTTCAAAAGTAAAAGCAGTACCTAGAACGAAGTATGACCTGCTATACAGGCTGTAA
- a CDS encoding L-aspartate oxidase, producing MIYDVIVVGGGVAGLMAAIEAKTSGNKVALITKGNLFKSNSSIASGGINAVLDPNEKEGIHFHVVDTIRACFGLENKKAITYMCERAPYMIKKLVEYGVEFDRDEEGNIAQRSFGGGRTQRTCYVGDKTGSAITQALIKKAKNVGVTFLVNNFVMNLTSLNNRISGVVALRRSDSSVVVYPAKSVVLAGGGYAGLYRGHTTNAQDYSGDMLAIALRAGLTLKDMEFVQFHPTGLHKTSYLVSEAARGEGGYLINEKGERFVNELERRNVVSYAISRQIEAGHKVYIDLRHLPKEKIETKLPSLYKAAYNQAGIDVTKEVLEIRPVAHYSMGGIESNMTKTSIKGLFVCGECAAEGIHGANRLGGNSLLEGVVFGELAGENALEFSQNKEFLPIDYNLVIKDQKMVDWIFDMDTSKNFNAMRVSMGETMFKNAGIHRSETSLQKAFDYLKYLRNETITLHCIDKGRHNNVELISILELRNALEVAEAVVLAAMFRQESRGAHHRDDFKEDDISLQKSILISEPKKGYFDVRYEDKGLIKFIRNLFKG from the coding sequence ATGATCTATGATGTAATTGTAGTCGGTGGCGGTGTTGCCGGATTGATGGCAGCTATTGAAGCAAAAACCAGTGGTAATAAAGTTGCACTTATCACTAAAGGGAATTTATTTAAATCCAACTCATCAATTGCAAGCGGAGGGATCAATGCAGTCCTTGATCCAAATGAAAAAGAGGGGATTCACTTTCATGTAGTGGATACCATAAGAGCTTGTTTCGGTCTTGAAAATAAAAAAGCGATCACTTATATGTGTGAACGTGCACCTTATATGATAAAAAAACTGGTTGAGTACGGTGTTGAATTTGACAGGGATGAAGAGGGCAATATTGCTCAAAGAAGTTTCGGCGGAGGGAGAACTCAGCGAACGTGTTACGTAGGTGACAAAACTGGTTCTGCCATCACTCAGGCACTCATTAAAAAAGCCAAAAATGTAGGTGTCACTTTTTTAGTGAACAATTTTGTAATGAACTTGACAAGTTTAAATAATCGCATAAGCGGTGTAGTGGCGTTAAGAAGATCCGACTCTTCGGTTGTAGTATATCCTGCAAAATCTGTAGTACTTGCCGGAGGCGGATATGCAGGGCTTTATCGCGGACATACTACAAATGCTCAAGATTATTCGGGAGATATGCTGGCTATTGCACTACGAGCGGGACTAACTCTCAAAGATATGGAATTTGTGCAGTTTCATCCGACGGGTCTGCATAAAACTTCCTATCTTGTAAGTGAGGCTGCCCGCGGTGAGGGCGGTTATCTCATAAATGAAAAAGGTGAGCGTTTTGTTAATGAACTAGAGCGTCGTAATGTTGTAAGTTATGCGATCTCAAGACAGATCGAAGCGGGGCATAAAGTCTACATAGACCTTCGCCATCTTCCAAAAGAGAAAATAGAGACAAAACTGCCGAGTTTATATAAAGCGGCATATAATCAGGCCGGCATCGATGTTACCAAAGAGGTTCTGGAGATACGCCCCGTGGCTCACTACTCTATGGGCGGTATTGAGTCAAACATGACAAAAACATCTATAAAAGGACTTTTTGTCTGTGGAGAGTGTGCCGCAGAAGGGATACACGGGGCAAATAGACTAGGTGGGAACTCACTCTTAGAGGGTGTGGTTTTTGGGGAGCTTGCGGGTGAGAATGCTCTTGAGTTTTCCCAAAACAAAGAGTTTTTACCGATCGATTATAACCTGGTTATTAAAGATCAAAAGATGGTGGACTGGATCTTTGATATGGATACCTCTAAAAACTTTAATGCAATGCGTGTGAGCATGGGGGAAACTATGTTCAAAAATGCCGGAATACACAGAAGTGAAACAAGTTTACAAAAGGCATTTGACTATTTAAAATATCTGCGTAATGAAACAATCACGCTGCATTGTATAGACAAGGGGCGACACAATAATGTAGAACTGATCTCAATTTTAGAGTTAAGAAATGCTTTAGAGGTTGCAGAAGCAGTAGTTCTTGCAGCGATGTTCCGCCAAGAGAGTAGAGGTGCCCACCATCGTGATGATTTTAAAGAAGATGATATATCTTTACAAAAATCGATCTTGATTAGTGAGCCTAAAAAAGGGTATTTTGATGTGCGTTATGAAGATAAAGGGCTCATCAAGTTTATACGAAATTTATTTAAAGGATAA
- the nifT gene encoding putative nitrogen fixation protein NifT: MAKVMLRENDGEIFFYIAKKDMEETIESLEFDSEEKWGGEVELSNGETWWIQPGEKNLPREAVCKKLAD, translated from the coding sequence ATGGCAAAAGTTATGTTACGTGAAAATGATGGAGAGATCTTCTTTTATATTGCAAAAAAAGATATGGAGGAGACTATTGAGTCTTTAGAGTTTGACAGTGAAGAAAAATGGGGTGGAGAAGTTGAACTAAGCAACGGTGAAACGTGGTGGATTCAGCCAGGCGAGAAAAATCTTCCAAGAGAGGCGGTGTGTAAAAAACTCGCTGACTGA